Part of the Sorghum bicolor cultivar BTx623 chromosome 1, Sorghum_bicolor_NCBIv3, whole genome shotgun sequence genome, AACCCCAAGGATGGTGCCTTCCTGTTGCATTGGGGCGTGCTCGCCATGTTTCACACTCATCAGTAATAAGCCTCCCTCGGTACTATCCCTCAAACTCAATGGAACAAAAATATGCCTCAGTTCAGTGCGATATCAACAGAGGAGCACCAAGCAAGGCCTTCCCTGTTCTGGGCTAGTTAGCTTGCAtccttcttttgtttcctctttCTTCCATTATGTGCCCTTGGCAAAGCTGTCTTATGCAGTTAGGGGATGGCCCCAGGATTCAGTCCTTATCCGCTCATGTTGAACCAACCTCTGGCgctgaccaaagtttcacctttttGTCCACACCAGCAGTCCCCAAAATAAACACAGGCACGCCACCTAAAGAAAACAACAGCAGCATGATTAAGACATCATAAAACGCATGATCCCTCAGAAGAATGGTATTATTCCAAATAAGGGATACATGATATTAAAGTTCCATCGACTCCAAATAGAAAATTCATTAGCTACTTatctggccttgtttacttccacccaaaaacccaaaatttttcaagattccctgtcacatcgaatctttagacgcatgcatggagtattaaatttagacgaaaataaaaactaattgtacagtttggtcggaatttatgagacgaatcttttgagcctagttagtccatggttggacaataattaccacaaacaaacgaaagtgctacggtgtcgcACAATTTTTCCCacaaggaactaaacacggcctcggTACAACAGAACCACCATGAGTACGATTAGCATGGCATACTCTGCAGTCAAGTCATCCCGGATAAACCAAacatctttttttaaaaaaatcaaatgctAGCCTAAATAAATGTGTTTGCAAAATGGTGCGTTAATAGTAAATGTAGGCTGCAAAGATTCAGATCATTGGTAGTTTCTAACAAGGACTGTAAGTCTGTAATAGACATTTTGTGTGACAGGATTTGCAGAGATCTCCTTACCATTGGGAATTTTTCGTGGAGCCCAAGCAATGCCAGTTATATCACCTGAGTACATGTCAACAGCATGTCATTCAAAGCTAGAAATCAGTATGCCCATGCAATCTGTCATACACTATCAACATCAAACACCAGGGTCAATCGAAAAGCAGGCCAAAACACTTCAGAGCCAGGAAGGGTGCTAGTAGGAGGGTCTGACAGGGGCCATGGCCCCCTCGTGCTCCAAATCTGTTTCTATTGGAGCCCTTTAAGATTAAGAAGAAATTTAGTACATATACTATACTAGTATTTGGTCGTTGATATTACAGAAGTCTAAACCGTACCTCCGTCATTGTGCAGACGAAATAAGATGGATATAGTCTAGACATGTATAGTAGCAAGTTTTGGTTGCAATCTCAATGTCTCATAGCCATGTTCCATAGGAGATAGGACTACGTCTAGGCTGCAGGGCTCAGAAAATATACTTTGACTTGTACAGTTGGGTGTATTGGCAATAGCCACAGGAAAAGGGGACGAAGGGGACGAAGCCACATTCCTCGTCCCCAGAACGTGGGAACATTCTCACCCCCAACTTGTAAAAAACTTTCCTGGGTAGCATACCATGTTCCTCAACCCCCATTGACCTGGGAACTCACAGGTTAGTGCCCAACAATAAGTACTAATACAAGTCTTTGGTAACTCGCTACTCAAACACAAAAGATTCCACAATTTCAAAGATTCTAAGAACTAATTCAAGTTCTTCAAGCACCTAACACGTAAAGCTCACAATCTGCCTAAACTATCACCTGCCTCCCACTTTGCTGATAATTTATTTAGCACAACGAAAATATTGCCTAAAGTCAACCAATAGGTGCTTGCGCTTCTCAATATTTAGAACAAGCAATGCATCATGGATTAGGAAATGAGGCTCCGAGTATATCAATTGAAAAGACTAATCATGAAAGGTATACACACTTCCCACACAGGTTTGGAGGCACCATTACTTCCAAAATAATATGGATGATTCACCCAAGCAGTTAGGGACATTACAAACCTTCATGTGCTTTCTCAGCTGTATCCAAAACTGTACCAGTTTCCACACATAACCATTGCAACGTTGATCCACTTGTTACAGCCAGAATTTTACCATCAGGAGAGACGTTCATATGGTCATATTGGCAAACAGAACCTTTTGAGTCATGAAGTGGAATTGGCATAACTCTCAAGGTCTTTGGGTCCTCATCGAGGTGGTACCTTACTGAAAACAGTAAGAAGCATGTGTATCAGATCACAAAAACCacaaaaaaagaaggaaaaaaaacagCAAAGCACTATGCTTGAAAGGACTACAAGATGGGCAGAACTACTTCCACAATAGCAACATCAACAGAACATGTGTTATTGTTACAGACAATTATATACAGGAAATTTGCATCTGAAGTGTCAACTAATGCAactaacatgaaaacaaaaaaaggTTGAAGAGACCAAAATTTAGATAAGGCTGATAAAAAACAGGGAAGTGACAACTCTGGTCGCTACTATAATCCACCTACACACTGGATGTTTCTATTGGGAGATTCGACTAATAGATAAGTGAATAGAAGGCTTGTATTGAAAGAAAGGAATGATCTTCCAAAGTGGCAAgtttgtgaagaaaagcacaaaAAAAAGACCATGTGTTCATGATCCTTTCATGCAAATATAGAATTCAGCACATTGAAGAGAGGATATATATAAGGTGTCAGGTGTATATTAGAAAAAGTATAGAATGGTGACTTCCAGTGAACATGCCAAGTTTAATTTGCTAGATGCTATGAACTCAAGAAGCAACGAAGATGTGTTGTTAACTGGATATAGCATACCATTAATGTTCCATACTCGAATGGAACCATCTTTGGATGCAGTAATCACTTCCTCAGAATTTGGAGCGAAGCACAAGCAAGTAACAGCACTCTGAATTAGAAGAATTCATCAGTTTCTCACAAGATTAGGTCCAATCAAATGGAACTCGTCGCAAAGAAGGTTGGGGGTCATTACCTTATGACCCTTGAGTTGCATAACTTTATTAACCTCCTTCGCTGAACCATCCTTCGAGTAAACTATCTCCCACACCTAAAGCATCAGTAAATATTACAATAATTAGGGAACCCATAAACACTGCAACTATGAAGCAGTAACTGTGGCACAGAAGTGTCTggcaatttatttatttattttaattttcaaTAAACTCTGCAACTAATGTCACAATCCAAAGACAGCCTTTCAGTGGAGACCAATTCCAGTGCATTGACAACTCATATACAGCAGAAAAGTTAACCAAAGAAAATAGCCATCTAATGGTCTTTGATACTGTAAAAAATTAttccagaaaaaaaaaggaaggagaagaaggctAGCGACACAACTAACCTTGACATCGGCAGTAAAAGCGGCAGCAGCTATGAAGCGACCATTTGGGGATATGTCAGccatattattttttaattgaTTGGTGTCAACTGTACCCAACTCCTTTCCACTCTTCCCGTGCCAAACTTTGATATCAGTTGCTGCAAATAGCTTAGGATAACTAGCCTTAGCAAGAAATAAGAAAGTTTGTCTTTACTATTTACAGAAAAACATCTAAATTTGAATTCAAATAGAATAAAACATCTACCAATTACAATCTTGAATCCACTAGCATAACTATTAAGCATTGTGAATAGCAATAGGATAGGTCACACCTTCTGAGCATGAGATAATTATAGTGCTCCCATCACCGGACCCATGAGTTGCACGGGCTGCTGCAACATTGAGCACAGACTCCTTGCCATGGATCTTGGGGTGACTCCACTTGATCTCAGGTGGAGAAAGCTTTCCCTGCTGTTTGTTTTCCGCGGTTGGAGGAGCGCTAACATCTGCATACATATAGAGAGATGACCCCAGAAGCGCCTGTGCTGCCACAACAACAGATGATGACCCCTCTGAGAAAGCAACAGCGGTAGGGTGTGCTCCAGCAGGCAAGTTTATCCTCAGAATTCTGCAAACATCC contains:
- the LOC8059246 gene encoding transducin beta-like protein 2, with translation MEKTCDRLGRHLGLLGLHREIKPKQGVETTTTPEDWKGKEAAAQHENPSPPPAPLPSSTRPRSATARRRKPSQGQMAASLVSSLTVPLVSAVLGAAIALVFLAGYLSRKRAAIAHIPPTATAAAPDQPKHVRPSNQAQNKKGHLRAHHHAADKDAAKKHHHLDVNTLRGHTDSVTALAFSNDAGNLATVCADGAIRVFRIDDTSSKSFKILRINLPAGAHPTAVAFSEGSSSVVVAAQALLGSSLYMYADVSAPPTAENKQQGKLSPPEIKWSHPKIHGKESVLNVAAARATHGSGDGSTIIISCSEATDIKVWHGKSGKELGTVDTNQLKNNMADISPNGRFIAAAAFTADVKVWEIVYSKDGSAKEVNKVMQLKGHKSAVTCLCFAPNSEEVITASKDGSIRVWNINVRYHLDEDPKTLRVMPIPLHDSKGSVCQYDHMNVSPDGKILAVTSGSTLQWLCVETGTVLDTAEKAHEGDITGIAWAPRKIPNGGVPVFILGTAGVDKKVKLWSAPEVGST